The Melitaea cinxia chromosome 21, ilMelCinx1.1, whole genome shotgun sequence genome has a window encoding:
- the LOC123663923 gene encoding uncharacterized protein K02A2.6-like: MATGGVFGVLSTFDHLTQEWRSYKCRINQWFIANEINNENDKLTIKRRAILLSALSEASFNLVSDLALPRKVEELRYDEIITLLDEHFTPKRFGFAEKSIFYSATQRTGESHTQWAARLRGLAAHCAFKNLEEALLDRFIMGMAAGHERDKLFAQDQRELTLAKAIDLAESVCCARRASSLAAPSACGSAVMVPDGVFNISKKEKCSVCGFTNHKSNQCRYKSYKCKKCNNKGHLYKMCPNDAKVKYVGEGTVDDGDDGECLYNIRCVTGRPMTESVRIGGLVLEFEIDSGSAVSVISHKTYVLYFKRLPLSVTNKKLFNYNGGNIETVGVVLLPISYKERTRVLSVFVVRYDGPSLLGRDFIREFDLELVMTHSSAPVHAVYTHALKGSDFNVAEDLFKMFPKVFSDSLGSFNKYTIKLHLKPDVKPIFLKARPVPYALKEKIDKELDRLLGLGILKPVEHSEYASPVVPVLKKDGSIRLCADYSVTINKQLIIDQYPLPTVNDLLSKLYGGIKFSKIDLSMAYNQLRLCEESQNLTCINTHRGLFNFTRLVFGLASAPAIFQRAMECLLAGIDGIIFLLDDILITANDDDQHRQRLITVLQRLDDAGLTVQKSKCDFFKDEISYLGHIVDKNGIRTSPEKVKAILQATKPESVSQLQSFLGLTNYYRNFIPDASSVLSPLYNLLNKNAKWEWTTAHDNAFLKVKNILSSDRTLAHFNPNARIILTVDASPTGLGAVLSQIDKDMIERPISYASRTLSPAEKNYAQIQKEATAIIFGVRRFHQYLYGRSQPFVLRTDHKPLLAIFGLHKGIPEISANRLQRYAMFLAAYNYSIEYISSKQNIADYLSRACEVTNTSMPPREGMSDELVNCDERAAYVNFVIDGDLPVTLSDLRRETATDDCLSRVKSYVLNGWPRKINDVNLKPYFNCRNQLSYENGCLMRGHKVVIPITLRETVCKEMHSSHFGVVKMKAEARKRLWFPGVDRALEQLAAACSVCAQLRPAPKHAPLAPWPLPPLPFYRIHLDFLGPVNNFMFLVIVDAYSKWVECYDMTSSYNSKALITKLYDFMSRFGIPHTLVSDNGTSFTSHEFKHFCLVNGIKHMLSPAYHPSSNGQAESFVKIIKRGLKSIILQGCNKKNIAEKLAKFLFDYRNSKNSTTEKSPAELVYGRTLRSRLDLLNSTALASSSSPSPTALTRTVEHNQSLQAKHYKGTKRQSFKENETVWVTKNISNNKKIWIEGIVKRKVGQVLYKIYVPHLDCVITRHIDQIRLRLCDSQLDNRRWDPDVVPDLMPAGGSYSEAIAHPECGGEPPVEPCQESSASEEATNEPVTPLCTARSRRQAISPVFSTPT, encoded by the coding sequence ATGGCCACTGGAGGAGTATTTGGTGTTCTTTCCACTTTCGATCACCTAACACAAGAGTGGAGAAGCTACAAATGCCGCATAAACCAATGGTTTATAGCGAACGAGATAAATAACGAAAATGACAAATTAACTATCAAGAGACGGGCCATTTTGTTAAGTGCGTTAAGCGAAGCGAGTTTTAACCTAGTTAGTGACCTGGCGCTACCTCGTAAGGTGGAAGAATTGCGTTACGATGAAATAATTACACTTCTCGACGAGCATTTTACACCGAAAAGGTTCGGGTTTGCGGAGAAATCCATTTTCTACTCCGCAACTCAGCGCACAGGTGAAAGCCACACTCAGTGGGCGGCCCGGTTAAGGGGGTTAGCCGCACACTGTGCTTTCAAGAATTTGGAAGAGGCCTTGCTAGATAGGTTTATCATGGGCATGGCAGCGGGACACGAGAGGGACAAGTTGTTTGCCCAGGATCAGCGGGAGCTGACCTTGGCGAAAGCCATAGATTTGGCAGAAAGCGTGTGCTGTGCGCGCCGGGCGTCGTCGTTGGCGGCGCCGAGTGCGTGTGGCAGCGCCGTGATGGTTCCGGATGGCGTGTTCAACATCTCCAAGAAGGAAAAGTGTAGTGTGTGCGGGTTTACTAATCATAAATCTAACCAGTGTCGCTATAAAAGTTACAAGTGTAAAAAGTGTAACAACAAAGGTCatttgtataaaatgtgtcCTAACGACGCGAAGGTGAAGTACGTCGGGGAAGGTACTGTGGATGACGGAGACGACGGTGAGTGCTTATACAATATTCGATGTGTGACGGGCAGGCCGATGACAGAAAGCGTTCGGATCGGTGGGCTGGTTTTAGAGTTTGAAATAGATAGTGGATCAGCTGTAAGCGTTATTTCCCACAAAACATATGTGTTGTATTTCAAACGATTACCGTTGTCAGTCaccaataaaaaattgtttaactatAACGGCGGAAACATTGAAACTGTGGGCGTGGTTTTATTGCCAATATCGTATAAAGAGCGCACGCGAGTCTTGTCTGTGTTTGTCGTACGATATGACGGTCCATCGCTGCTTGGGCGCGATTTCATACGGGAATTCGACCTCGAGTTAGTGATGACGCACTCGAGCGCACCTGTGCACGCTGTTTACACGCATGCGCTTAAGGGAAGTGATTTTAATGTCGcggaagatttatttaaaatgtttcctaAGGTTTTTTCTGATAGTCTCGGgtcgtttaataaatatacaattaaattgcATTTAAAGCCAGATGTAAAGCCAATATTTCTTAAAGCTAGACCGGTGCCTTAtgcattaaaagaaaaaatagataAGGAACTAGATCGACTATTAGGGTTAGGTATTTTAAAACCGGTGGAACACTCGGAGTACGCATCGCCTGTGGTACCGGTGTTGAAAAAAGATGGTAGTATCCGTTTATGCGCCGATTACTCGGTTACAATTAACAAACAGTTAATAATAGATCAGTACCCCTTGCCTACTGTAAATGACTTATTATCTAAGCTGTATGGAGGCATTAAGTTTAGTAAAATTGACTTGTCTATGGCATACAATCAGCTTAGGCTATGCGAGGAGTCGCAAAACCTCACATGCATTAATACACATCGCGGTCTTTTTAATTTCACTCgtttggtttttgggctggcAAGCGCACCAGCCATTTTTCAAAGAGCAATGGAGTGCTTGCTCGCCGGAATAGACGGTATCATTTTTCTATTAGATGACATATTAATAACTGCCAATGATGACGACCAGCACAGACAGCGTTTAATCACCGTGCTTCAGCGATTGGATGACGCTGGGCTGACAGTACAAAAAagtaaatgtgatttttttaaagatgaaaTATCATATCTTGGCCACATAGTAGACAAAAACGGGATTAGGACATCACCTGAAAAAGTAAAGGCTATATTACAAGCTACTAAGCCGGAGAGCGTGTCACAATTACAGTCGTTTTTGGGACTTACGAATTATTATAGGAATTTCATACCCGACGCATCGTCTGTGTTGAGtccattgtataatttattaaataaaaacgcgAAGTGGGAATGGACCACGGCTCACGATAACgcatttttaaaagtaaaaaatattttatcgtctGATAGGACTTTGGCGCACTTTAACCCGAACGCTAGGATTATTTTGACCGTTGATGCGTCGCCGACGGGGCTAGGAGCTGTATTATCTCAAATCGATAAGGATATGATAGAAAGGCCGATATCTTACGCTTCTCGAACGCTTTCACCGGCGGAAAAGAATTACGCGCAGATCCAAAAGGAAGCGACAGctattatttttggcgtaagacGGTTCCACCAGTATTTATACGGTAGGTCGCAACCCTTCGTGTTAAGGACAGACCACAAACCCCTGCTGGCCATATTCGGACTTCACAAAGGGATCCCCGAAATATCCGCTAACCGTCTCCAACGATACGCTATGTTTTTGGCCGCTTATAATTATAGTATCGAGTATATAAGTAGCAAGCAGAACATAGCGGATTATTTATCTAGGGCTTGTGAGGTTACCAATACAAGTATGCCACCACGGGAAGGTATGTCAGACGAGCTCGTCAATTGTGACGAGAGGGCGGCCTATGTTAATTTTGTTATCGACGGTGATCTACCGGTGACGCTGAGCGACCTGAGGCGTGAAACCGCTACAGACGATTGCTTGTCGCGAGTCAAGAGTTATGTATTAAACGGGTGGCCACGGAAAATTAACGatgttaatttaaaaccttACTTTAATTGCCGAAATCAACTATCATACGAAAACGGATGTCTGATGCGGGGACATAAAGTAGTTATTCCGATTACGTTGCGAGAGACAGTGTGTAAAGAAATGCACAGCTCACATTTCGGGGTCGTGAAAATGAAAGCGGAAGCTCGCAAGCGGCTGTGGTTCCCGGGTGTGGACAGAGCGCTGGAGCAGCTGGCGGCGGCGTGCAGCGTGTGCGCACAGCTACGCCCCGCACCGAAACATGCGCCGCTTGCACCCTGGCCACTGCCGCCGCTTCCATTTTATAGAATTCATTTAGATTTTCTGGGACCGGTTAACAACTTTATGTTTTTAGTTATTGTAGACGCTTACAGTAAATGGGTCGAGTGTTACGATATGACTTCTTCTTACAATTCAAAAGCTTTGATTACTAAATTATACGATTTTATGTCGCGGTTCGGAATTCCACACACATTGGTGAGTGATAATGGTACGTCTTTTACCTCTCATGAATTTAAGCACTTTTGTCTGGTTAATGGTATAAAACATATGTTATCACCTGCATATCATCCCTCTAGCAATGGACAAGCTGAGAGCtttgtgaaaattattaaacgGGGGctcaaaagtataattttacagggttgtaataaaaaaaatattgcagaaAAGCTGGCTAAATTTCTATTCGACTATCGAAACTCTAAAAACAGTACCACCGAAAAGTCGCCCGCGGAATTAGTGTATGGACGTACGTTGCGTTCACGGCTGGACCTCTTAAACTCGACAGCATTAGCTTCGTCATCGTCTCCCTCACCCACAGCACTCACTCGAACCGTCGAACACAACCAGTCCTTACAGGCTAAACATTATAAAGGTACAAAGAGACAGAGCTTTAAAGAGAACGAAACGGTTTGGGTTACTaagaatataagtaataataaaaaaatttggatTGAAGGAATAGTTAAGAGAAAAGTCGGACaagtattatacaaaatatatgtaccACATCTGGACTGTGTGATAACAAGACACATCGACCAAATCAGATTACGATTGTGCGACTCGCAGTTAGATAACAGACGTTGGGACCCAGACGTGGTGCCAGACTTAATGCCAGCGGGCGGTTCATACTCCGAAGCTATCGCTCATCCAGAATGTGGAGGAGAGCCTCCGGTGGAACCATGTCAAGAGTCGTCTGCATCGGAGGAAGCGACCAACGAGCCGGTAACACCTCTCTGTACCGCCCGTTCCAGGCGTCAGGCAATAAGTCCGGTCTTTTCAACACCGACTTAA